A region of the Mesorhizobium shangrilense genome:
TATACCATCGGCATCCGCATGTCGCGGAGGAACATGTGCTGCCTCATGACATGCGCGAACAGACGCGACTGGCACTGGCCAACATCAAGCTGGTCCTGGATGCCAAGGGACTGACATGGCGCAATGTGGTGAAGCTGACGAAGTATGTCACCGATATGCGCGACATGGACGACATGTACGCCGTGCTCAACGAACATTTCGGAGACTGGCGCCCCGCTGGGACGCTGGTGGCAATCAACAATCTCAGTGCTCCTGGTGCGCGGGTCGAACTGGACATGATCGCAGCCGTGCCGGCAGCGTAGTTCTGCAATGCGTGGGCCTGGCGGCCGCATATTCACGCTGCATCGACAGGGTCTGGGAGGGCAAGTGATGGCGCAGTCTGATAACCTGGTAAGCGAAGTGCCGGTTCTGGCCGTCGACGCGGTTGGCAAGGACTATCCGGGCGTGCGTGCGTTGCACCAGGTCAGCCTCGACCTGCGCCGTGGCGAGGTCCATGCGCTGGTAGGCGAAAACGGCGCAGGCAAATCGACGCTGATCCGCATCCTCTCGGGCGACGCTCAGCCGAGTGAAGGCAGCGTGATGCTCGATGGACGGGCCGTCAGCTTCGCTTCGCCGGGAGAGGCACGGCGGGCTGGCGTCGTTACCATCTTTCAGGAACTGATGATCGTTCCAGGCATGACGGTGGCCGAGAATGTCGTGCTCGGCAACGAGCCGGGATCTGGTTTCGATCGCCAGCTCTTCAACCGTCGCGCCGCAGAAGACATCGCCCGCGAAATGTTCCGAGCGCTCGACTGCGAAGACGAGATCGACCCGCGTGCCCGGGCAGGCTCCCTGTCTACTGGTCAAAAACAGATTGTCGAAATTGCTCGGGCCCTGGCTCTCAAGGCCCCGGTCATTATCCTCGACGAGCCTACGGCTTCTCTTTCTGATAAGGAAGCGGACGCCTTGCTGAGGATATTGCGGCGGCTGAAAGCCGAAGGCACGACGATCCTTTATGTTTCCCATCGGCTGAACGAAGTACTCGGTCTTGCCGACCGCATCACCGTGTTGCGCGGCGGCCAGCACGTGAAAACGCTGCCAACGGCGTCTCTGAATGGCGCACACGACCTTATCGAGCTGATGGTCGGGCGTCCGCTGACGGAGCTGTTTCCCGAGCGCAACCGCCGTATAGGGGAGCCGGTGCTTTCTGTGCGGAATCTCGGCCGCGACGGCGTGTTCGACAACATCAGTTTTCACGTGAATGCCGGCGAAGTGATCGGCTTTGCCGGACTGGTGGGTGCCGGCCGCACCGAGATCATGCGTAGCATTTTCGGTGCCGATCCGCGCGACCGGGGGGAGATTGCGAAGCGCGGAGTGCCTATTGAGATTCGTACCCCGACGGATGCCATACGCCATGGCATCGCCTACATCCCGGAAGATCGCAAAGACCAGGGCCTCGTCACCAGCCTCTCCGGCGATGAAAACCTGCTGATGGCTTCATTGTCCGATCACTGTCGCGGGGGCTTCATTTCCTGGACCAGCGCCAGGACGGCCGCTCATGACACGGCCAGGATGCTGCAGTTTCGTGGCCAACTGGCCATGGCTGCGCGCACCAATTCAGGTGGCAATCAGCAGAAGCTGGTGATCGGCAAGTGGATGTTGTCGCGCCCAGAGATCTTCATTTTCGACGAGCCGACGCGGGGCATCGATGTTGGCGCGAAAGCCGAGATCTATCGACTGATACAGGAT
Encoded here:
- a CDS encoding RidA family protein; protein product: MSIESVHPQPEEAANMPYAPAVEVTGFGGLLFIAGATASPLYHRHPHVAEEHVLPHDMREQTRLALANIKLVLDAKGLTWRNVVKLTKYVTDMRDMDDMYAVLNEHFGDWRPAGTLVAINNLSAPGARVELDMIAAVPAA
- a CDS encoding sugar ABC transporter ATP-binding protein, which produces MAQSDNLVSEVPVLAVDAVGKDYPGVRALHQVSLDLRRGEVHALVGENGAGKSTLIRILSGDAQPSEGSVMLDGRAVSFASPGEARRAGVVTIFQELMIVPGMTVAENVVLGNEPGSGFDRQLFNRRAAEDIAREMFRALDCEDEIDPRARAGSLSTGQKQIVEIARALALKAPVIILDEPTASLSDKEADALLRILRRLKAEGTTILYVSHRLNEVLGLADRITVLRGGQHVKTLPTASLNGAHDLIELMVGRPLTELFPERNRRIGEPVLSVRNLGRDGVFDNISFHVNAGEVIGFAGLVGAGRTEIMRSIFGADPRDRGEIAKRGVPIEIRTPTDAIRHGIAYIPEDRKDQGLVTSLSGDENLLMASLSDHCRGGFISWTSARTAAHDTARMLQFRGQLAMAARTNSGGNQQKLVIGKWMLSRPEIFIFDEPTRGIDVGAKAEIYRLIQDLAGQGAAIVVVSSEISELLHLCHRILVVSAGEVQDELLEDEFDERRILAGAFKGHATSASAA